The Lepidochelys kempii isolate rLepKem1 chromosome 11, rLepKem1.hap2, whole genome shotgun sequence DNA segment TGGCACCTGTCCCAGTCCTTTTCCGGCCCCATCCCCATTGCATGTGGGTATCTCACCATCTTCAGCCCCACACCAGGCCTGGCAGGCAGGCCAGCTACCGCCCCATTGTACAGAGCGGCTGGAGGCACCGAACATGCCACAGGGAGTCTGGGGCCCAGTGGGGAGctgccctacccactgggctgTCCTGTCTCTTGCCTGGCCAGGGCGGTCTGTTCTCCCTCTCATCCCCGGCCCAGGGGGAGCGCTGTGTGCGCCGGGGAAATGTCCCCACTGCGGGATGTTTGTATcggggagggctggggtgagcctTAGTCCCAGTGAGTTCCTCCCGCAGCCTGGGTCCGGCCCCGAGGACGCTGTCCCCTGCCCAGACGAGCTCTCCCCGGAGAGCAGAGCGGCCGTGGGGCCCGGGGTGTGGAGCTGTATCTGCGGTCTCCAGCCCGGATCCCTGGGCCCGGCCCACGGAGATCAGGACTGGATCCTGGGACTTGCCTCAGTACTGTCCATCCCTGTGCCTAGGGTGGTGACCAGGGGGACACAGGCCTGGGTGGGACCCCCTGGACCATCGACTCCAGCCGCTGCTCTTGCAGGCGACCCTGAGAGGTCAGCCCATTCAGACACGCATCATGCTCCATCTTCAAACCAGACAGGTGGCCCCCGCTGCTCCCAGGGGAGGCTGTCCCAGACCCTCCCTCCACCGCCCCGAAGCTGTCTGCCCGTGTCCAGGCTGTGTGTCCTGCTGGCCAGTTTGTCCCATTGCTCCTGctagcccccacccccgcagcccaAAGGCACTGCAGGCCCCCGGGCTCAGGCTCTGGAGGAGGAACCGTGGTGGGAATGGAGCTGTCCGCAGGGTTTATTCTGTCCTTGGTTTCAGTCCCAGGATTGGGGtccggggtggggcgggggtggacaccagcaccccagagccctgggctggagcctgctggGCAGAACTGAGCAAAGAGCAAGCGacaaggcaggggagggaaggcacCCTCTTGCCTTGGCCCAGCGCCTGCTGGTGCCAGCTGCCGAGCTCCGCAGGGCTCTTCCTGCGGCCCGAAGAGGGAAGCAGAGGGTGCGTCCTGTCCCGGGCCTGGAGCTCTGCAGCGCTCAAGAACGGGCACCTTCCACCCACAGGCCTTGGGCCGAGAAGGGCTTCCCGCGGCACCTTGTCTCTCCTACCCTGGGGCCGCCATGGCAGCCAGAAGCAAGGTGGGAAGGCAGccgtggccctgatcctgccaccGCAGTGCCCAGGCGTGgggacccacccaccccagcattCACCCCAGCAGGGTCTGGATCGAGTGTGTAAACGTGACCCAGCAAAGAATGGGTTTAAGCGAGGAGTGAATCTGCCAGCAGATGGTGCTGCTGGCTCGGCCGTGTCCCGCAgccggcctccccccaccccagcgctGGCCTGTCCCTTGGCAGGGGATGTGAGCTGCCAGGGTCGGGCCACCCCCTGGCTCACGCAGCGTCGCCAGCAGGGGGGCAGCCAGACTCTGGCTCCTTGCCCTGGCGCTGCGGGATCTGAACcctggggtcaggggtcaggcCCCCAGTCTCCCCCATGCCTGAGCACAGCACAGTCCGTACCGCTGGGGTCGGGGCCCCCCATCAGTCCTCTCCCCTCCCATAAACATGGGGCGTTGTGCACCAGAGCCAGGGTTCCTCCTTCCACATCCCCACTGCCCCACTTGGGTGGCCCCATATGAGCGGCAGGACTCTCACTTTGGCCTCCTCCTCCAAGGCCTAGGAGTATCTGTGCCCCACACCCCAGGGCCAGGATTGCCCCAGGGCCTGGTTCACCCCACATCTCCGTGCCTGGTTCACCCCAGGGCCTGGTTCACCCCGCACCCCAGTGCCAGGATCGCCCCAGGGCCTGGTTcaccctgtgccaggctcaccCCAAGCCCATGGGATCAGCACCCCAGGGCCGGGAGCTTTTGCCCCCCTGCCCAGGTATCCCCAGTCCTGTAGTGCTCTGAGGCCGGGGGTGAAGGGACGGATCGCCCTGGGCACACAGCCCTCCTCACCCCTTTTCTCCATCTCAGCCCCTCCTGGCAGGCGACCGCGACAGCCACTCCACCTGGAAGGGTTTGGGCCGGAAGCTGCGGCTGCTGGTGCAGTATGTGTGGCCGCGGGGCAGCCCCCTGCTGCAGGGCCTGGTGCTGTTCTGCATGGTGCTGATGGGGCTGGAGCGCGTCATCAACGTCTTCGTGCCCATCTACTACAAGAACGTCGGTGAGGCCCGCGGCGGGGGGCCGGGAGGGGAAGGGGTCgcgcccccagcccagggcaggctgGCACTGCCCAGTGACCCCCTCTGCAGACACAGCTGCGTGGAGCTATGGGCCGCCGGgaagcaggtgtgggaggggtgtcTGATGCTTGGTTGCCAGGCCCaggggaccccctcccccccttgcccCAGTACGCGCTGGTTCCCATGGCCCCTGCTCTGTCTGCAGCCCCCCGGGCAGAGGCCCTGTGCGGAGGGGAGCTGCGGCACGTATTGGGCCGTGCCTTGGCTTCTCCACCAGGGGGTGCTCTCCTGTGGGGTTTTATAGGGGGCCTGGGATGAGCCCGGTGTTCGGTGTCTGCtttgagggggttggggggaggctgCCCTCAGCCGAGGGCCAGCCAGGATCCCGTGCAGCATGGGGAGGCGTGGCTCAGTCCCTGCCCAGGGCATCCAGCCCTGCATCCAACCCTGGGGCCCAGCCGGGCACCGCTGCATGCCCAGCCCGCTGCGGGTGTCGTCGCAGAGGCCTTGTGGGACGGAGGCAGCCCAGCTCCGGCCTGGCAGGAGAGTGTGTCCTGGAGCTGAGAGGGGACCTGCCTTCTGCACCCTCCATCAGGTGCTGCTGCTCTGGTACGGTCACCCCGCAGGCGCCCAACGCCCGTGTCacacagggatccctcccccagcGCTGAgcggcagccacctctggggtggggcgagggcactgtttatacagggatccctcccccagcGCTGAgcggcagccacctctggggtggggcgagggcactgtttatacagggatccctcactgcagccagctctggagtggggcaCAGCAGGCTGGGAGAGAAGGCGAAGGAGAGGTCTGCGTCCAGTGGCGatagcagggggctcagggaagcagGATGCTCGGCCCGACGCCCTGACTCGGTGGGCTGATGGGCTCCGGGCTCCACACTTGATGCTCCCCATGTCCCTCCGAGTGGCTCCGATTTGTGCCGGGCTGGAAGGTGCCGGGCAGCCCTAGCCCCTGCGTTCACTGtcggtggggctggggctggctgagcGCAGGGCCCTTTCCTTTGTAGCTGCTAGGGTGCCAGCTCCCGGCGCTAGGCCAGGCACTGGGAATGGGAGAGGCCGGCCCTGGAGTCTGCCTTTCAGCCTTGACTTTTAGACTTACAAAGGCGTCGCTAAGCAGTGCTGGCAGGAGGCTCCGGGGCGGATAATGTGGGGTCTCAATGGGGGGAACGGCCCTTGGCCTGCATACAAActgcctgcccccctcacccccactactggggggctgggggagatgcTGCTCTCCAGCCTCAGGGGCTACGCAGCGAGCTCCCATCAACCCCAGGCCAGAGGCTGCAGTCCCAGCTCCCCATCCCAACCATGGCCCTGGGGTGCATCCCAGCCCTGCACAGTGCTGGACAGGGCCCCAAGGCCCACCTTGGGGGTGCTCCCCTGGGTGTTGGGGGAGCTGGGCCACAGATTGCCCAGACCCGACGCttggctgccccctgcaggcgTCCTCTGGCCACCCCTGTGTTCTCGCCAGGCCCCTGGGTTACATGCAGTGGGGCAGGTACCCCGACCTCTCCCCACATGGAGCCGGCAGGTGGTGTCCCTGCCtgtccccaggctccccacagatGTTTGGTCCAAGGCGGCTGAAGAGAGGAACGGCTGGGGGTGAAGGGCCCATCTCTGAGCAGTGGGAAGCAGTGTCCCCCCACCGCAAGGGTCCCCCCCCATCACTTAGGATTAGGGCAGCCCTCTCCCCTTCTCAGGCAGACCAAGCCCAAGCCAGGAACAGGGGCCCTTTGTGTGTGCTCCAGGCCCCTGCCACCCACAGGCTCTGCAGCTACCTTAaaacggggaggggggggtgttgCTGGGGGGGGCAAGGAAAGGGGGGAGTgatgggaggggggctgggtatgtACTGACATGTTTCTCATGGGTGGGGAACGAGTACCCTGGGTAGAaggtgggggagcagggctggggcccaggccagggttgggaggcagggctgggggtgtggaaggGCATCCCAGGACAGGATacctgtggggagcagggcttggGCCTTGGCTGACTCAGCCTGCGGTGGGTCTGCGCTCCAgtgcccccatcctgccccaaaGCACTGGGAACACCCTTGCCCAGGGTGGGGTGAGCGGCCGGCTCTCCCATCCTGGTCCCTCCCCCCCGAATGACTCATTGCCACGGGGCTGAGCCTGGCACCCCCAGCAAGAACTGACCTGTGCCTGGCTGGGAGGGTGCTGCCCCGGTGAGAGTCCTCCCTGCCCCAGTGATAACGAGCCCACACACGccagacccctcctgccccccagcctgtccAGGTCTAGCTGCGGGGGCCTCCCCAGGCTGGGGAGGTGAGGCGCTTGGGGGGAATTCTCTGGAGCTAGGGGGCACGGTCTCTCAGGACCCccaccagccccctgcattcacggcccagcccggggccctttccccAGGGTCTCTGTTGGCCCCGGTGTCTCCTCATGAGCAGTCCCCTTCGGCCTGCCAGAGTGCCGAGGAGCCCAGGACTTCACCTGGGCCTAACCCCGCAGTGGCTGtcgtgccccaccccagaagagGCTGCATTTCAGCCCGGGGTGGCTGCTGCCTGGTGGTCGCGGGCGTGGGCCGTGTTATCTCTAGCACCACTGAGGTCTGGGCGGGTGgatcccaggcccctgccccgggAGCTGGCGGGGCGGTAGCAGGAGAGCGCCGGCTGGGCAGCGGCACCCTGGCACGTGGCGGGGGAGCGGTGCCGTGAGAAGCTGGGGGCGGGACGGCACGGcacgggggttggggtgccacgcaggccccagctccctcccGCGGCTGCAGGGAAGTGGTGCCAGCCGCCTCCACCCCCAGCGCTCTGATCCGGGTCTCCCGTCTCCCCAGTGAATGAGCTGACTGAGGGCGCTGCCTGGCACACGGTCGCCTGGACCATCTGCACCTACGTGTTCCTGAAGTTCCTGCAGGGTGGAGGCGCCGGTAGGAGCCGCCttggggctgggcatggggggctccaggcagggcctGAGGCCCTGGTGGAAATGGTGAAATGCTGTCCCGTGGGAGGGTAGCGGGCAGTGCCCTGCACACAAGCCATCCTTAGCCCCCAGCCACGGACGATCCCCGGCTGGGCCCCCCGACCCTCTGGACCTGGCAGGGGGCGGTCCCTCGGGCAATCCTGGGGGCGGCAAGGCTCTGCGCGTGCCCTTTCCGGGCGCTGCCCTGCCCAGGCGGGAAGCTGCTGTGGAGACTGGGGCTGCCATGGCAGGGGTGTGGGCATCAGCTCTGCTGACCCAGTGCTGGGCACAGAGATGGGGGGACGCTggagggcagcagtggggctgggggcattcCCTGGAAGGGGCCGGCAGAGGGAGCAGATTAGCCAGCccgggcccagcccctccctgctttGGCCAGCCAGGGCCCTGGGTGGGTCCCAGCTCCCCTTGGGTGCCAGGGTTTGGGCGCTGGGGGCAGGTGTCTAGGCGTTTCCAGGGGCCCCGTGGCACtcagggctctggggggagctGCTCCAGGCCTACGCCCGGGGGTGGTTCTGGGTGCCGGCTGCGTTGCTGCCCTGGCCGTGCCCCCTCGGGTACCAGCGCTGGGCAGTGGGCGGGGGAGGTCTCCGCCGATCCATCGCGTGCCCCCCCCACCGCAGGCTCCACCGGCTTCGTCAGCAACCTGCGGACCTTCCTGTGGATCCGGGTGCAGCAGTTCACCAACCGGCAGGTGCAGGTGCGTCTCTTCGCCCACCTGCACGGCCTGTCCCTGCGCTGGCATCTGGGGCGCAAGACGGGCGAGGTGCTGCGCAGCGTGGACAGGGGCACCAGCAGCGTCAACAGCCTGCTCAGGTACCGCGGGGGGGCCTCCGGCAGCCGcccccaaagcccccgccccgCAGTGGCCGCTGAGCCGGGGAGGGGGCGAGAAGGGGGTAAAGTGGGGGCAGGTCTATGGGACAGAGGGTGagtcagggtgggggaagagggagatgggcagggcagaggggcGGTGGCGGGTGGGGATGAGGGTGTGAGGGGTggacagggctgtggggcagcgggggaggtggatcggggtggggggatagggagggcagaggaggtggggggtggagaggcccATGGGGTGGCGGGAGGAAGGGGGTAGGGGTGACCCTGGGCTGACACGACCCttcctgtcccccccacccccccacagctaCATCATCTTCAGCATCTTCCCCACCATCGCGGACGTCGTCATCGGCATCATCTACTTCAGCTCGGCCTTCAGCCTCTGGTTCGGCCTCATCATCTTCGTCTGCATGAGCCTCTACCTGAGTGCGTGCGTGCGGGGGGCCCTGCGCTGACTCGTGGAGGGGGCCGGGCGGCGGGGGGGCCTGCCCTGATTCGTTCcggcgggaggtggggggggcccTGCGCTGGCTCGTCCCggcggggaggcggggggggccctgccccgggGGGGGCTTGTGCTGGGATCCGTCCCCCACCCGCAGTCGGTGACCCTGGGGCGCAGGTCTGGGGGAGCAGTGGCCGaggggctgggcgtggggggccgtggcagcaggacagggtgacgtgtgacaccccccccccgtaGCCCTGACCATCATCATCACAGAGTGGAGAACCAAGTACCGGCGGGACATGAACACCCGCGACAACGAGGCCAAGGCCCGGGCCGTGGACTCTCTGCTCAACTTCGAGACGGTACCGACCGGcgggcggggccttgggcagatCCCCCCCGGGGGCCGAGctctggtggggggcggggggaggctcaGCTCCGGGGAGGTGCTCGCAGActgggggggctctgggtggggaggctgtcccgggagggggcatggggaagtggcaggtgggagagaggaaggaggtgctgagccctgggggcgggtggggggccgGTTCtcagcccaggggtgggctgTGTCCAGGGGCTGGGACTGAGCCCGGGCTCCATGTGTTTCAGGTGAAGTATTACAACGCGGAGAGCTATGAAGTGAATCGATTCAATGACGCCATCCTCAAGTAccaggtgctggggcaggggggtggggctgggggggctccgaTCCCTGTGCCTAGCTCCCCTCGCCGCCCTGCACTGGGGGGTGGGCGCCAAGGAGGGGCCTCGCGCGGGGCAGTTGACAGCCCCAGGGGGCTAAGcatgaccccagccctgcaaggggagccccagctgcctgCATCCCCATGGGGTTTCCAGCAGATACATTGTGGGAGGGGGGCAAATTCAGCTCAgtggtgcggggtggggggttgcagtGGGTTGAGCATGGGGCACTCCTGTGGCTGGGGACGTGGCTCTGGGTGGAAGGGAGGCCCTGAGCCTGCTGGGGGGTCCCTGACGCTCCCTCCCACCGCCCCCCGCCAGGTCTCGGAGTGGAAGGTTAACGCCTCACTGGGCCTGctgaaccagacccagaacctgACCATCAgcctggggctgctggcggggtcCCTGCTCTGCGCCTACTTTGTGATGGAGAAGAGGTTCCAGGTGAGCCTGGGCCAGCCCGTGCCCCACGGAGCCCTGGCATGTTCTGGGCTGCGAGCCCCCCGCGGACGAGATGCCCCTGGtcggctctgccccagcccccaccgctGCCCCCCGGCTGGGTGCCCCTGACCCCCGGCTGGGTGCCCCCGACCCTTGCCGGCCCGGgggagccaggggtgggggccCTGGCTCCAGCTCTGAAGGGCGTCTCTCCCCGTCTCTGCCAGGTGGGGGACTTCGTCCTGTTCGGCACCTACATCATCCAGCTCTACACGCCGCTCAACTGGTTTGGCACCTACTACAGGTAACGCCAGTGTGGGAGAAACCGACCCCTGCCAGGCCATTGGGCCAGCTAGCCTGTGGCCCCGCCCCTTGCTGCACTGGGCCAGGCCATTGGGCCATACCGCCTGGTAGCCCCGCCTCCTGCTGCACTGGGTCAGcccattggtccatctagcctgttagccccacctcctgctgcacTGGGTCAGCCCATTGGTCTGCCCAGCCCACCCTGTTGCTGCCGGCACTTCCCTGGTGAAATCCCCCTGGAGGTGTGACCAAGGCAGTTCCCCCCGCtagttccccccgccccacaccatGGGGGTGGGAACGTCTGGGCTGAGTGGGGCAGtggccccctgccccatcttTACCTGCCCTGTCCTCCGCCTGCAGGATGATCCAGAGCTCCTTCATCGACATGGAAAACATGTTTGAGCTCTTCAACGAGGAACAAGAGGTGggtgccccgccccctgccctcaGCTCCGCCCCCAGGaggggccccaccccctgccctcagcTCCGCCCCCAGGAggggccacaccccctgccctgccctcagcttTTCCCCCAGGAGGTGGGTGCCCTGCCCTATGCCCTCAGCTCTGCCCCTAGAAGGGgccacacaccccctgccccgccccctgccctcagctccacccccaggaggggccacaccccctgctctgccccctgccctcagctctgcccccaggAGGGGCCACACgccctcccctacccccagtTTCTCCCCCAGGAGGtgggtgccccacccccagcagatcAGCTGCTCCCCTCCACAGGAGTTgagggtcacccccacacacacgttCAGGCAGCTCCTCTGGACTCGGCCGGGGGCTCTGGTCCCCTGCGCTGGCCCGTTTGCTCCTCCTGGGGccccggggggcaggggcagagaacGGAGCTGTAGTGAGGGGTCTGCTCTgcgctcccttccccccaccgcgTCCGGGGAGCATccccaggggggcagggctgagaggCCGCGTGTCTCTGTCCCGCAGGTGAAGGACGAAGTGAATGCAGGGGACCTTCGCTTCTGCTCGGGGCGCATTGAGTTTGAGAACGTGCATTTCAGCTACATGGATGGGTATGGGGGGCATGGAGCCAGCACAGAgatcaggggtggggcagggatgggggctaCGGGGTGCAGTGGGGATGGATGGGTacagggatcagggctggagggaggagggggccgTGGGGTGGGTACAGGGCTGGGGCAtgcagggtggagggaggaggggctgtgggatGGATATGGGGCTGGGACGtgcagggtggagggaggaggaaggtgtGGTGCGGGTACGGGGCTGGGGCGTGTGGGTTGGAGGGAGAAGGGGCTGTGGGATGGATATGGGGCTGGGAcgtggagggaggaggaaggtgtGGGGCGGGTACGGGGCTGGGGCGtgcggggtggagtggggatgggccGTGGGGTGGGTACAGGGCTGGGGCAtgcagggtggagggaggaggggctgtggggcaggtaCAGGGCTGGGGCGTGCGGGGTAGAGAGAGGAGGGGCCGTGGGGCGGGTACGGGGCTGGGGgatgtggggtggagggaggaggggtcACGGGGCGGATACAGGGCTGGGGCGCGTGggttggagggaggaggggccatGGGGCGGGTATGGGGCTGGGGCGTGCGggttggagggaggaggaaggtgtGGGGCGGGTACAGGGCTGGGGCGtgcagggtggagggaggaggaaggtgtggggcaggcacGGGGCCGGGGCgtgcggggtgggggcgggggcaggtatGCGGGGCAGGACGCGGCCGTACAGCCCCAGCGTGAGGTCACGGTGCCCCGTGCTGAGGGCTGGGGAGGATCTGGGGGGAAGCAGCTGAACCCTTCTCTGCCCGCAGGAGGGAAATCCTTCAGGACGTCTCCTTCTCGGTGATGCCCGGACAGACCCTTGCCCTGGTGAGAACGGGACCTTGGCGCTGGGCTCCGTGGGGGGGTCCGTTGGGagcctgcccaccctgccccgccctcCCGTGCCAGTCTGCAGAGTGAGCGGGCATGCAGGGGTCTCCGTACGACGAATTCCCTTTGCTCAGGATCCTGCCCCGGCCCGTACGGTGCCTTCTCTGGGCCCCGGCCCCACTGCGCCGAGCGGCCCCTTGGCCTGCTGACCCTTGTGCTCTTCGCGCTCAGGTGGGTCCGTCCGGCTCGGGGAAAAGCACGGTCATCCGCCTGCTCTTCCGCTTCTACGACGTGTGGGGCGGCTGCATCCGCATCGACGGGCAGGACATCGCCAAGgtgaggggcagcgctgggggtgcctggggcagggtccagggagggcgtgaggggctctgggggtgcctggggcagggtccagggagggcgcgaggggctctgggggtgcctggggcagggtccagggagggcgcgaggggctctgggggtgcctggggcagggtccagggagggcgCGAGGGACTCTGGGGGTGCCtggggcagggtccagggagggcgcgaggggctctgggggtgcctggggcagggtccagggagggcgcgaggggctctgggggtgcctggggcagggtccagggagggcgcgaggggctctgggggtgcctggggcagggtccagggagggcgcgaggggctctgggggtgcctggggcagggtccagggagggcgcgaagggctctgggggtgcctggggcagggtccagggagggcgcgaggggctctgggggtgcctggggcagggtccagggagggcgcgaggggctctgggggtgcctggggcagggtccagggagggcgCGAGGGACTCTGGGGGTGCCtggggcagggtccagggagggcgcgaggggctctgggggtgcctggggcagggtccagggagggcgcgaggggctctgggggtgcctgGGGCAGGGTTCAGGGAGGGTGCGAAGGGCTCTGGGGGTGCCTGGGGCAGGGTACCCAGCGTGATGGGGTCTGAGGCTGCCCTGCCCGGGGCTGGATTCGTGGGATGCCCAGGGACCTTGGTGGGATCAGAGCCCGGGGCACCCAGGCCCTGGGTCCCTCCCGCCCTTGCTGCACTGGCCTGGGCTGGGTGCACCTGGCCGAGTGTCCGGTGCCTGGTCCCGGGCAGGGAACCCACCCGCTCAGCATCTGCCCCGGTGTCCGAGCGGCTAGCGGAGCTCTGctggcccggcccctcccctgggggcccggcccccccccgggggcccgGCCGTCTGGCGATTCCCAGGCTGGCCGGGGACGCCCCGATGGCTACGCTCGCGGGGCACCGGGGAGAGTCCGCGCACCCACCCCCAAGCCCTGAGGTGCAGCCGCCCCCAGCCACACGCGCCCTGGGCATGGACGGTGTCACCTCCCAGCGGCCCCAGGGTGGCCTGTGCCGGGGCTGGGCAGCATTGGAGGGAGGGAGCCCCGGCCTGCAGGGGGTGAGACAGCCCCTGGCTCCCCGATGGGGTGGATCCGGGCAGGAGCCCCGGCCCCCGGGGTTCTTAGGACAGGCCAGGC contains these protein-coding regions:
- the ABCB6 gene encoding ATP-binding cassette sub-family B member 6 isoform X3, producing MAVLGSYCPGNGTLSQAWAQQGLAPCFYFTLVPAVLLSVCLLLGALQYGCYARFGRAMEPKHVPRSRLYHGQVLLSLLLAGQPLGALLWQALGAGPLSGYLVLYGCLSAVGWGCSLGLLRLEHTRVLAQDRTRGHGTVLLLFWALAFAAENLALVSWRSPLWWWSLGDTPQKVQFSLWVLRYVCTFALFVLGMKAPGLPHKPYMLLVNEDERDVENRQPLLAGDRDSHSTWKGLGRKLRLLVQYVWPRGSPLLQGLVLFCMVLMGLERVINVFVPIYYKNVVNELTEGAAWHTVAWTICTYVFLKFLQGGGAGSTGFVSNLRTFLWIRVQQFTNRQVQVRLFAHLHGLSLRWHLGRKTGEVLRSVDRGTSSVNSLLSYIIFSIFPTIADVVIGIIYFSSAFSLWFGLIIFVCMSLYLTLTIIITEWRTKYRRDMNTRDNEAKARAVDSLLNFETVKYYNAESYEVNRFNDAILKYQVSEWKVNASLGLLNQTQNLTISLGLLAGSLLCAYFVMEKRFQVGDFVLFGTYIIQLYTPLNWFGTYYRMIQSSFIDMENMFELFNEEQEVKDEVNAGDLRFCSGRIEFENVHFSYMDGREILQDVSFSVMPGQTLALVGPSGSGKSTVIRLLFRFYDVWGGCIRIDGQDIAKVTQASLRAHIGVVPQDTVLFNDSICNNIRYGRAAASDKEVRQAARAADIHDHILSFPEGYETQVGERGLKLSGGEKQRVAIARTILKGPQIILLDEATSALDTETERNIQGSLAKVCANRTTIVVAHRLSTVVNADQILVLKDGRVVERGRHEELLQKGGVYAGMWLQQQAGDASDSDTESKDRSTEKLPAAPRKGP